A region from the Acidiferrobacter sp. SPIII_3 genome encodes:
- a CDS encoding ATP-binding cassette domain-containing protein: protein MIAASGNADPHDQALDLRGYGVAFGERVVLSSVDMVLPKTGATALLGPAGTGKSTLQRTLAGFNDANPSLRIWGEARLAGVAVGAAGRPALVSQSVRMITASVLDNLVHGLASRARMTREEQCAWAREGLYQSGLAELADRLHEPAAGLPLVLQRMLAVLRVLNSDPRVLFADEPTTGLDWDDAVRLLAFLKEEARRRAVLVALHNQRHARFLADRVVLLAGGIVQEAGATQAFFATPLTDAGQAYVRTGTCAMPAPGTSPDDLDPAAPSPAAIPQARQGQAGPGRGPRGFLWLYKDRLAGTPQPGVFFDIDHDLRALRRVGVTVLVSLTETPIEAAVLDAHELRALWFPIPDREPPTVGQACEICRALDRLLACGDVIAVHCRAGLGRTGTVLAAYLIWKGASALDAVEGARRIEARWIQSESQARFLEEFAVSVTRRSASIPDHSPQER from the coding sequence ATGATCGCGGCATCCGGCAACGCCGACCCGCATGACCAGGCCCTCGACTTGCGAGGCTACGGGGTCGCGTTTGGTGAGCGCGTGGTCTTAAGTTCCGTGGATATGGTATTGCCGAAAACGGGCGCGACCGCGCTTTTGGGTCCCGCCGGCACCGGTAAGTCGACGCTTCAAAGGACGCTTGCGGGATTCAACGATGCCAACCCCTCCCTGCGTATCTGGGGTGAGGCGCGTCTTGCGGGCGTGGCGGTGGGCGCGGCGGGAAGGCCGGCCCTGGTATCCCAGAGCGTGCGCATGATCACCGCCAGCGTGCTCGACAACCTCGTGCACGGCTTGGCGTCGCGCGCGCGGATGACCCGCGAGGAGCAGTGCGCGTGGGCCCGGGAGGGTCTTTACCAGTCGGGGCTTGCGGAACTCGCGGACCGCTTGCACGAGCCGGCCGCCGGTCTGCCGCTGGTCTTGCAGCGGATGCTGGCGGTGCTGCGGGTACTGAACAGTGACCCGCGCGTGCTTTTTGCAGATGAACCGACCACCGGCCTCGACTGGGATGACGCGGTGCGTCTATTGGCCTTTCTCAAGGAGGAGGCGCGGCGACGCGCGGTGCTCGTGGCCCTCCACAATCAGCGCCATGCGCGCTTTCTGGCGGATCGGGTGGTGTTATTGGCCGGAGGTATCGTCCAGGAGGCCGGCGCCACGCAGGCCTTTTTTGCCACGCCGCTGACCGACGCCGGGCAGGCCTATGTGCGAACCGGGACGTGCGCCATGCCCGCGCCCGGCACGTCGCCGGACGACCTGGACCCGGCGGCCCCCTCGCCGGCCGCGATACCGCAGGCGCGCCAGGGCCAAGCCGGGCCCGGCCGCGGCCCGCGTGGTTTCCTGTGGTTGTACAAGGATCGGCTCGCGGGCACGCCTCAGCCCGGGGTGTTTTTCGACATTGACCACGACCTGCGCGCCTTGCGTCGCGTCGGTGTCACGGTGCTTGTGTCATTGACCGAGACACCGATCGAGGCCGCGGTGTTGGATGCCCATGAGCTGCGCGCGCTGTGGTTCCCGATACCGGATAGGGAGCCCCCCACGGTGGGCCAGGCCTGCGAGATCTGCCGGGCGCTCGATCGGCTCCTGGCCTGCGGCGATGTCATCGCCGTGCACTGCCGGGCCGGCCTTGGCAGAACCGGGACCGTGCTCGCCGCCTATCTCATATGGAAGGGCGCAAGCGCCCTCGATGCCGTGGAGGGCGCGCGGCGTATCGAGGCGCGCTGGATCCAGTCGGAGTCGCAGGCGCGATTCCTTGAGGAGTTTGCGGTGTCGGTCACCCGCCGCTCGGCTTCGATTCCCGATCATTCCCCACAGGAGAGGTAG
- a CDS encoding roadblock/LC7 domain-containing protein produces MWAQVVQESPLNRASQLRSALRGLNALSADIEASAVISGDGLMLASMLDPHIDTDRYAAMCASLLALAERAAQEVHRGRLKRVMIEGEHGTMLLVQAGDDGVLAVAARQTVNLGMVFLEATKVAARIRGLLDQSP; encoded by the coding sequence ATGTGGGCGCAAGTGGTGCAGGAGTCCCCGTTAAATCGGGCAAGTCAGCTGAGATCTGCGCTGCGGGGCCTAAACGCCCTGTCCGCCGATATCGAGGCATCGGCCGTCATATCCGGCGACGGGCTCATGCTCGCGTCGATGCTCGATCCGCATATCGACACCGACCGTTATGCCGCCATGTGTGCCTCGCTTCTGGCGCTCGCCGAGCGGGCCGCGCAGGAGGTACACCGCGGGCGACTGAAGCGCGTCATGATCGAGGGCGAACATGGCACGATGCTGCTCGTTCAGGCCGGTGACGATGGTGTCCTTGCGGTGGCGGCGCGGCAAACCGTCAATCTTGGCATGGTGTTTCTCGAGGCCACCAAGGTCGCGGCGCGCATTCGCGGGCTGCTCGATCAGTCTCCTTAA
- a CDS encoding malate dehydrogenase: MDIAIIGANGSIGRQIAVRIIMERLLGPTDRLQFVGRSDGRSAVALYGFRQDLKDAFSENCPLLDVALEPEDVVADIVIMAAGETIHSDQDRTAAMPSRDDLAIANRALAIRYADALCRYGHGHEIVVVVTNPVELLVDIFSARYDRKRVIGIGAYQDSLRFRREVARSINVSRQAVRAMAIGEHGDGLVPLWSSVIVQGFSDSETRRAIHAVRGGRVSTDYPDSVDAARTQIIQIAREGRIREAFALFDTLAPDVRVVIGPFLTLFSGAKTDVATANATVDLVCTIVGGRDSVVAAQVQLRGEFEGVHTSIGVPIIVNTKGWESAYPLAMTDGERQLFLSAAARVQEKIKTWTRI, translated from the coding sequence ATGGATATCGCGATCATAGGCGCAAACGGCTCCATAGGGCGGCAGATTGCCGTACGCATCATCATGGAGAGGCTCCTTGGCCCCACGGACCGGTTGCAGTTCGTGGGCCGAAGTGATGGGCGCAGCGCCGTGGCGCTTTACGGCTTTCGCCAAGACCTGAAAGACGCCTTTTCCGAAAACTGTCCGCTGCTCGATGTGGCCCTGGAGCCGGAGGACGTGGTGGCCGACATCGTCATCATGGCGGCCGGCGAGACCATCCACTCCGATCAGGACCGGACGGCGGCGATGCCGAGCCGTGACGACCTGGCGATCGCCAATCGCGCGCTCGCCATCCGATATGCCGACGCCCTGTGCCGTTATGGCCACGGACATGAGATCGTGGTCGTGGTCACGAATCCGGTGGAGCTTCTCGTGGACATCTTCTCGGCGCGCTATGACCGTAAGCGGGTCATCGGCATAGGGGCCTATCAGGACAGCCTGCGTTTTCGGCGCGAGGTGGCGCGGTCCATCAATGTCTCCCGGCAGGCGGTGCGCGCCATGGCGATAGGCGAGCACGGCGACGGCCTGGTGCCCTTGTGGAGCAGTGTCATCGTTCAGGGGTTTTCCGATAGTGAGACGCGCCGGGCGATTCATGCCGTGCGTGGCGGTCGTGTCAGCACGGACTATCCCGATTCGGTCGATGCGGCACGCACGCAGATCATCCAGATCGCCCGGGAGGGCCGCATACGCGAGGCCTTTGCCCTCTTCGATACCCTGGCCCCGGATGTCCGGGTCGTGATCGGGCCCTTCCTGACGCTTTTTTCCGGGGCCAAGACCGACGTCGCCACCGCGAACGCGACGGTCGATCTCGTCTGCACCATTGTCGGTGGCCGCGACAGTGTGGTCGCCGCGCAGGTGCAGTTGCGTGGCGAGTTCGAGGGTGTGCACACCTCCATCGGCGTGCCAATCATCGTCAATACCAAGGGCTGGGAATCGGCCTATCCGCTCGCCATGACGGATGGCGAGCGCCAGCTGTTTTTGTCGGCAGCGGCGCGCGTGCAGGAGAAGATCAAGACATGGACGAGGATTTGA
- the coaE gene encoding dephospho-CoA kinase (Dephospho-CoA kinase (CoaE) performs the final step in coenzyme A biosynthesis.) — translation MASYRVALTGGAGAGKSAAAQVFAECGAVVVDADQIAHELLEPGQACNAAVRTAFDDDHIADSEGRIVRPRLRERVFSDPRARKTLEAILHPPIQELMRHRSEGARPYAVLVIPLLAETGRPPWIDRVLVIDAEPPDQRRRLQERGLDAISIERLLAIQASPAVRRALADDILENTGSLRALAEGVRTLHARYRTQATP, via the coding sequence ATGGCTAGCTATCGTGTCGCCCTGACCGGCGGCGCGGGCGCCGGCAAGTCGGCCGCCGCGCAGGTCTTCGCCGAATGCGGCGCCGTGGTCGTAGATGCCGACCAGATCGCCCATGAACTCCTGGAACCGGGGCAAGCCTGCAATGCCGCCGTACGCACGGCCTTTGATGACGACCATATCGCCGACAGCGAGGGACGCATCGTGCGCCCGCGACTGCGTGAGCGCGTGTTCTCCGACCCCCGCGCACGCAAGACCCTGGAGGCCATCCTGCATCCCCCCATCCAGGAACTCATGAGGCACCGATCCGAGGGCGCGCGGCCCTATGCCGTGCTCGTGATCCCGCTGCTTGCCGAGACCGGGCGCCCCCCTTGGATCGACCGCGTCCTGGTCATCGACGCCGAACCCCCGGACCAGCGGCGCAGGCTGCAGGAGCGGGGGCTCGATGCGATCAGCATAGAGCGGCTGCTGGCCATCCAGGCATCACCCGCCGTACGGCGCGCGCTCGCCGACGATATCCTCGAAAACACCGGATCGCTGCGGGCCTTGGCGGAGGGTGTGCGTACCCTCCACGCGCGCTATCGGACACAGGCGACGCCCTGA
- a CDS encoding A24 family peptidase gives MRVPITGGATPMNGTPFASDPVAGYLFVAITGAVIGSFLSMLVYRLPIMLKREWERDCREALALPATDIAETFNIAWPASHCPQCRAPLKIRDNIPLFGYLLLRGRCRHCRAPIPRQYILIEALTTLAAIASVAHFGMTPRGGFAFALTAALIALTFIDMREQILPDTITLPFLWLGLLVNRAGLYASLDSAVMGAAGAYVFLWLVFHVFRLITGKEGMGRGDFKLFALGGAWLGWPMLPLVLLFASLTGALYGGALIASGRQTRATPMPFGPFLCAAIWLALFYGWPLTTLYLRSAHG, from the coding sequence ATGCGCGTCCCGATCACGGGCGGTGCGACGCCCATGAATGGCACCCCGTTCGCCTCCGACCCCGTCGCAGGCTATCTGTTCGTGGCCATCACGGGCGCTGTCATCGGAAGCTTTCTCAGCATGCTCGTCTATCGCCTGCCGATCATGCTGAAACGCGAGTGGGAACGCGACTGTCGCGAGGCCCTGGCGCTGCCGGCGACCGATATCGCCGAGACCTTCAATATCGCCTGGCCCGCGTCCCACTGTCCGCAGTGTCGCGCGCCCCTCAAGATCCGGGACAACATCCCGCTCTTTGGGTACCTGCTGCTGCGTGGGCGCTGCCGCCATTGCCGGGCCCCCATCCCGCGCCAATACATCCTGATAGAGGCGCTGACGACGCTGGCCGCCATCGCCTCGGTCGCGCACTTTGGGATGACACCACGCGGCGGGTTCGCCTTTGCGCTCACCGCCGCGCTCATCGCGTTGACCTTCATCGACATGCGCGAGCAGATCCTGCCCGACACCATCACCCTGCCGTTCCTCTGGCTCGGGCTGCTCGTCAATCGCGCCGGCCTTTATGCATCGCTCGACTCGGCGGTCATGGGCGCCGCCGGTGCCTATGTGTTTCTCTGGCTGGTCTTTCATGTGTTCCGTCTGATCACCGGCAAGGAAGGCATGGGCCGCGGCGACTTCAAGCTGTTTGCCCTCGGCGGGGCGTGGCTTGGCTGGCCGATGCTGCCGCTCGTGCTGCTGTTCGCCTCCCTGACCGGTGCCCTCTACGGGGGGGCGCTGATCGCAAGCGGCCGCCAGACACGCGCGACCCCCATGCCCTTCGGTCCGTTTCTGTGCGCCGCCATCTGGCTTGCCCTCTTCTATGGCTGGCCGCTCACCACCCTGTATCTGCGCAGCGCCCATGGCTAG
- the pilB gene encoding type IV-A pilus assembly ATPase PilB produces MANDGVLLTGLAARLVRDRLLTPAEAERLNAESLTNKVSFVTRLVESKKLDALTIAKVASEEFGIPLLDISAFDSETFPIKLVDAKLIRRHRVLPIFKRGNRLFVAVADPTNLTALDEIKFNTGLLPEPLLVEEGKLGQLIDRNLSDTGDSLADMAVSESLEGIDTTGDSAEPADAAAESDINDKPIVRFVNKILLDAINRGASDIHIEPYERTYRVRFRTDGVLQEVAAPPIALAARIAARVKILARLDISERRIPQDGRMKIRVSKTRAIDFRVSTLPTLFGEKVVMRLLDPASASLGVDKLGFESDQKAIYLEAIERPYGMVLVTGPTGSGKTVTLYTALNILNTPDRNISTAEDPVEINLAGINQVNINERAKLTFATALRAFLRQDPDIIMVGEIRDLETAEIAIKAAQTGHMVISTLHTNDAPQTLGRLVNMGVPPFNIASAVNLIIAQRLARRLCVHCRKPLELPEAVLRRAGFRAEDIPDLKIFGPGGCDQCNGGYKGRVGIYQVMPVSPAIGQIIMNGGNANDIAEQAQKDGVSDLRQSGLKKVREGITSLEEVERVTNE; encoded by the coding sequence ATGGCAAATGACGGCGTGTTATTGACAGGGCTTGCGGCGCGCCTCGTGCGCGACCGCCTGTTGACACCGGCCGAGGCCGAACGCCTGAATGCCGAATCACTGACTAACAAGGTCTCCTTCGTGACACGGCTCGTCGAGAGCAAGAAGCTCGACGCCCTGACCATCGCCAAGGTCGCCTCCGAGGAGTTTGGCATCCCGCTGCTTGACATCAGCGCCTTCGACAGCGAGACCTTTCCGATCAAGCTCGTCGACGCCAAACTCATAAGGCGCCACCGCGTACTGCCGATCTTCAAGCGCGGAAATCGCCTGTTCGTGGCCGTGGCCGACCCCACCAATCTGACGGCCTTAGACGAGATCAAGTTCAACACAGGGCTGCTCCCGGAACCCCTGCTCGTCGAAGAGGGCAAGCTCGGGCAGCTCATAGACCGCAATCTCAGCGACACCGGCGATTCACTGGCCGACATGGCGGTGAGCGAATCCCTGGAAGGCATCGACACGACCGGAGACAGCGCCGAACCCGCCGATGCCGCCGCCGAAAGCGACATCAATGACAAGCCCATCGTCCGCTTCGTCAACAAGATCCTGCTCGACGCCATCAACCGCGGGGCCTCGGACATCCACATAGAGCCCTACGAGCGGACTTACCGGGTGCGATTCCGGACCGACGGCGTCTTGCAGGAGGTTGCCGCCCCGCCGATCGCGCTCGCGGCGCGTATCGCCGCGCGCGTCAAGATCCTGGCGCGGCTCGACATCTCCGAGCGGCGCATTCCCCAGGACGGGCGCATGAAGATCCGCGTATCCAAGACGCGCGCGATCGATTTCCGGGTCAGCACCCTGCCGACTCTGTTTGGCGAAAAGGTCGTGATGCGTCTGCTCGATCCGGCATCGGCCTCGCTTGGTGTCGACAAACTCGGGTTCGAGTCCGATCAGAAGGCCATCTACCTGGAGGCGATCGAGCGGCCCTATGGCATGGTCCTCGTCACCGGACCGACCGGCAGCGGCAAGACCGTGACCCTGTATACCGCGCTCAACATCCTGAACACCCCGGATCGCAACATTTCGACCGCCGAAGACCCGGTCGAGATCAATCTTGCCGGCATCAACCAGGTCAACATCAACGAACGCGCCAAACTGACCTTCGCCACCGCGCTGCGCGCCTTTCTGCGCCAGGACCCCGACATCATCATGGTCGGCGAGATCCGTGATCTCGAGACCGCGGAGATCGCGATCAAGGCCGCGCAGACCGGACATATGGTGATCTCGACTTTGCATACCAACGACGCGCCCCAGACCCTGGGGCGGCTCGTAAACATGGGCGTGCCCCCCTTCAATATCGCCTCGGCGGTCAATCTCATCATCGCCCAGCGCCTGGCGCGGCGACTGTGCGTGCACTGTCGCAAGCCCCTGGAACTCCCGGAAGCGGTCCTGCGCCGCGCGGGCTTTCGCGCGGAAGACATCCCCGACCTGAAGATCTTCGGCCCGGGGGGCTGCGATCAATGCAACGGCGGCTACAAGGGCCGCGTCGGCATCTATCAGGTCATGCCGGTAAGTCCGGCGATCGGGCAGATCATCATGAACGGCGGCAACGCCAACGACATCGCCGAGCAGGCGCAAAAGGACGGGGTCTCGGACCTGCGTCAATCGGGCCTGAAAAAGGTGCGTGAAGGCATCACGAGCCTCGAGGAAGTGGAGCGCGTGACCAATGAATGA
- a CDS encoding rubrerythrin family protein: MNLKGTKTHDNLKAAFAGESQANRRYLYFAAKADVEGYNDVSAVFRSTAEGETGHAHGHLEYMEAVGDPATDLPIGSTANNLKAAIAGETHEYTDMYPGMAKTARSEGFDEIADWFETLAKAERSHANRFQKALDGLGK, encoded by the coding sequence ATGAACCTGAAAGGTACCAAAACCCACGATAATCTCAAGGCCGCGTTCGCCGGCGAGTCGCAGGCCAACCGCCGCTATCTCTATTTCGCCGCCAAGGCCGACGTGGAGGGCTACAATGACGTATCGGCGGTGTTTCGTTCCACCGCGGAAGGGGAAACCGGCCATGCCCACGGCCATCTCGAGTACATGGAGGCGGTCGGCGATCCGGCCACTGATCTGCCGATCGGCAGCACCGCGAACAACCTGAAGGCGGCCATTGCCGGCGAGACCCACGAGTACACGGACATGTATCCGGGTATGGCCAAGACCGCGCGCAGCGAGGGATTCGACGAGATCGCCGACTGGTTCGAGACGCTCGCCAAGGCTGAGCGCTCGCACGCCAACCGGTTCCAAAAGGCGCTCGACGGCCTCGGTAAATAG
- a CDS encoding heterodisulfide reductase-related iron-sulfur binding cluster, with protein sequence MEKETDKAVVNREGNLEAPTRHPIAWRDALFTDPAALDAELTRVFDICHGCRRCFNLCQAFPTLFDLIDNSADMEIKGVDHADYAKVVDQCYLCDMCYMTKCPYVPPHPWNVDFPHLMLRAKAAKFRAGKTRLRDRVLTSTDAVGRLAGIPVVTQVVNAANRNGVSRALLQSALGVDARARLPAYHSRTFHKSWQSAPLTPEPTPETRGRVIVFATCFGNYNEPDLARDLARVLEHNGIAVRLYASERCCGMPKLEVGDLDGVAALKEANVPGLAALVDEGYDIVAPVPSCVLMFKQELPLLFPDDEAVAKVQKAMFDPFEYLLLRHKAGRMRTDFPNPLGKIAYHVPCHQRVQNIGLKTRDLLMMVPGTTIEVIERCSGHDGTYGVKTEFYDDAVKIGRPVVTRIRAADADHFMSDCPIAGHHLAQGLGAQAAPVSRYALLRRAYGID encoded by the coding sequence ATGGAAAAAGAAACGGACAAGGCCGTGGTCAATCGTGAGGGGAATCTTGAGGCCCCGACGCGCCATCCCATTGCCTGGCGCGATGCGCTCTTTACCGACCCCGCCGCCCTCGATGCCGAATTGACCCGGGTTTTTGATATCTGTCATGGGTGCCGCCGGTGCTTCAACCTGTGTCAGGCGTTCCCCACGCTCTTTGATCTCATAGACAACTCCGCGGACATGGAGATCAAGGGCGTCGACCATGCCGATTACGCGAAGGTCGTGGATCAGTGCTATCTGTGCGACATGTGCTATATGACGAAATGCCCGTATGTGCCGCCGCATCCCTGGAACGTGGATTTTCCGCACCTCATGCTGCGCGCCAAGGCCGCGAAGTTCCGCGCCGGCAAGACGCGCCTGCGCGATCGTGTCCTGACCAGCACCGATGCGGTCGGGAGGCTCGCGGGCATCCCGGTCGTCACGCAGGTGGTCAACGCCGCCAACCGCAACGGTGTATCGCGCGCCCTTTTGCAGTCCGCGCTCGGCGTGGACGCGCGCGCGCGGCTGCCGGCCTATCACAGCCGCACCTTCCATAAGAGCTGGCAATCCGCGCCCCTGACCCCCGAACCGACCCCCGAGACCCGGGGGCGGGTGATCGTGTTCGCGACATGCTTTGGCAACTATAACGAACCTGACCTTGCCCGCGATCTCGCGCGCGTGCTGGAGCATAACGGCATCGCTGTGCGCCTCTATGCCTCCGAGCGCTGTTGCGGCATGCCGAAGCTCGAGGTGGGCGACCTCGATGGCGTCGCCGCCTTGAAGGAGGCCAATGTCCCGGGGCTTGCCGCACTGGTTGACGAGGGCTACGATATCGTTGCTCCCGTACCGTCGTGCGTGCTCATGTTCAAACAGGAGCTCCCGCTCCTCTTTCCCGACGACGAGGCGGTGGCCAAGGTCCAAAAGGCCATGTTCGATCCCTTCGAGTACCTGCTCCTGCGCCACAAGGCCGGACGCATGAGGACGGATTTTCCCAACCCGCTCGGCAAGATCGCCTATCATGTCCCGTGCCATCAGCGCGTGCAGAACATCGGTCTGAAGACCCGCGATCTCCTGATGATGGTGCCGGGGACCACGATCGAGGTGATAGAACGTTGTTCGGGGCATGACGGGACCTATGGCGTGAAGACGGAATTCTACGACGATGCGGTCAAGATCGGGCGCCCGGTGGTGACGCGCATCCGCGCGGCCGACGCGGATCACTTCATGAGTGATTGCCCGATCGCCGGCCACCACCTCGCGCAGGGTCTGGGCGCGCAGGCCGCGCCGGTCTCGCGTTACGCGCTGCTGCGCCGCGCTTACGGCATCGATTGA
- a CDS encoding encapsulin-associated ferritin-like protein translates to MAHEDLHETASELTEATREMHRAIVSLMEELEAVDWYQQRVDACRDAELRGVLAHNRDEEKEHAAMALEWIRRHDPVFDRELRKYLFKDGSIVAKEHG, encoded by the coding sequence ATGGCACACGAAGACTTGCACGAGACGGCATCGGAGCTCACGGAAGCGACCCGTGAGATGCACAGGGCGATCGTTTCGCTCATGGAGGAATTGGAGGCCGTCGACTGGTATCAGCAGCGGGTGGACGCCTGTCGGGATGCCGAGCTGCGAGGGGTCCTTGCCCACAACCGCGACGAGGAGAAGGAGCATGCGGCCATGGCGCTCGAGTGGATCCGGCGCCATGATCCGGTATTCGATCGCGAGTTGCGCAAGTACCTCTTCAAGGACGGCAGCATTGTCGCCAAGGAGCATGGCTAA
- a CDS encoding DUF3501 family protein has product MQTLTRKDLMSLEKYAEERPAFRARVMAHKRDRQVAIGAHATLYFEDRLTIQYQIQEMLRIEKIFEAGEIEEELKAYNPLIPDGANWKATFMLEYEDVVERRTALARLSGVATRVYVRVADQPRVYAVADEDMGRENDDKTSSVHFLRFDLTPGLVATARGGAAIVCGMDHPAYQGETVLTEAQRVALLADLA; this is encoded by the coding sequence ATGCAGACATTGACACGCAAAGACCTGATGTCTCTTGAGAAATACGCCGAGGAGCGCCCGGCGTTCCGGGCGCGCGTCATGGCCCACAAGCGCGACCGGCAGGTGGCCATAGGGGCGCACGCCACCTTGTATTTCGAAGACCGTCTCACGATCCAGTATCAGATCCAGGAGATGCTGCGCATCGAGAAGATCTTCGAGGCCGGCGAGATCGAGGAGGAGCTGAAGGCCTATAACCCGCTCATCCCAGACGGCGCCAACTGGAAGGCGACCTTCATGCTCGAATATGAGGATGTGGTCGAGCGGCGCACGGCGCTTGCGCGGTTGTCGGGCGTGGCGACGCGGGTCTATGTCCGGGTCGCCGATCAGCCGCGGGTGTATGCGGTGGCCGACGAGGACATGGGGCGCGAGAACGACGACAAGACCTCATCCGTGCATTTTCTGCGCTTCGATCTGACGCCCGGGCTTGTCGCCACCGCGCGCGGCGGGGCGGCGATCGTCTGCGGCATGGATCACCCCGCCTATCAGGGCGAGACCGTCCTTACGGAGGCACAGCGCGTAGCGCTGCTCGCGGACCTCGCCTGA
- the parE gene encoding DNA topoisomerase IV subunit B, with protein MARYDASDIEVLTGLEPVRRRPGMYTQTDRPHHLAQEVIDNAVDEAISGHAHRIVVTLHKDDSLTVEDDGRGMPVDVHPEEGVSGVEVILTRLHAGGKFSGKNYTYSGGLHGVGVSVVNALSERLEVAVKRAGKLYRMTFAHGDKVDELTVAGPVARKETGTTIRFWPEARYFDSAKFLPARLKHLLKAKAVLCPGLRVTFRSEQDPGDDAEWYYEEGLGQYLMEALDDRPAMPAAPFIGATAGGGEQVEWAVVWQGEDGPTPIRESYVNLIPTSQEGTHVNGFRVGLTDALREFCEFRNLLPRGLRLAGEDVWERIAFVLSAKLKEPQFSGQTKERLTSREAASFVAGVVKDGFALWLNAHVAEGTEIARIAIECAQARERRAKRVERKKAVNGPALPGKLADCTSQDLARTELFLVEGDSAGGSAKQARDRTFQAIMPLRGKILNTWEVDSGEILASQEVHDIAVALGVDPGVDSLEGLRYGKVCILADADSDGAHIATLLCALFVRHFRPLVAAGRVHVAMPPLYRIDAGKDVYYALDDNEKQGILDKIAAGRTRVKPNVQRFKGLGEMNPVQLRETTMNPDTRRLVRLLLADGDGTDTSFDMLLGKKRAADRRRWLETSGDKAEVA; from the coding sequence ATGGCGCGCTATGATGCATCCGACATCGAGGTCCTGACGGGCCTTGAGCCGGTCCGGCGCCGTCCGGGTATGTATACGCAGACGGATCGGCCCCACCATCTCGCACAGGAGGTCATCGACAACGCCGTCGACGAGGCCATAAGTGGGCATGCGCACAGGATCGTGGTCACCTTGCATAAGGACGACTCGCTTACGGTGGAGGACGACGGGCGCGGGATGCCGGTCGACGTCCACCCGGAGGAGGGGGTGAGCGGCGTGGAGGTGATCCTCACGCGCCTGCACGCCGGCGGCAAGTTCTCGGGAAAGAACTACACGTATTCCGGGGGGCTGCACGGCGTCGGGGTGTCGGTGGTCAATGCCCTTTCCGAGCGTCTCGAGGTCGCGGTCAAGCGTGCCGGTAAGCTTTATCGCATGACGTTCGCGCACGGTGACAAGGTCGACGAGTTGACGGTGGCGGGGCCGGTCGCGCGCAAGGAGACCGGCACCACGATCCGTTTCTGGCCGGAGGCCCGGTATTTCGATAGCGCCAAATTTCTGCCCGCGCGCTTAAAGCATCTGCTGAAGGCCAAGGCGGTGTTGTGTCCGGGCCTGCGCGTGACATTCCGTTCGGAGCAGGACCCCGGCGATGACGCCGAGTGGTATTACGAGGAAGGGCTTGGCCAATATCTGATGGAGGCCCTTGATGACCGTCCGGCGATGCCCGCCGCGCCTTTCATTGGCGCGACGGCCGGCGGCGGCGAGCAGGTGGAGTGGGCGGTGGTGTGGCAGGGCGAGGACGGCCCGACACCGATCCGCGAAAGCTATGTGAACCTCATCCCCACCTCGCAGGAAGGCACCCATGTGAATGGTTTCCGGGTCGGGCTCACCGACGCGTTGCGGGAGTTCTGCGAGTTTCGCAACCTTCTACCGCGCGGCCTCAGGCTAGCCGGCGAGGATGTGTGGGAGAGGATCGCATTCGTCTTGTCCGCGAAATTGAAGGAGCCGCAGTTTTCCGGTCAGACCAAGGAGCGACTCACCTCGCGCGAGGCGGCATCATTCGTGGCGGGGGTGGTGAAGGACGGTTTTGCGCTGTGGTTGAACGCGCATGTCGCCGAGGGCACGGAGATCGCGAGAATCGCCATCGAGTGCGCCCAGGCCCGCGAGCGGCGCGCCAAGCGGGTCGAGCGCAAGAAGGCGGTCAACGGGCCGGCGTTGCCGGGAAAGCTCGCGGATTGCACGAGCCAGGATCTGGCGCGCACCGAACTCTTTCTGGTCGAGGGGGATTCCGCGGGGGGGTCCGCGAAGCAGGCACGCGACCGCACCTTTCAGGCCATCATGCCCCTGCGCGGCAAGATCCTGAATACCTGGGAGGTGGATTCGGGAGAGATCCTCGCCTCCCAGGAGGTCCATGACATCGCCGTCGCCCTGGGCGTCGATCCCGGCGTCGATTCCCTTGAGGGGCTGCGTTACGGAAAGGTGTGTATCCTGGCCGATGCCGATTCCGACGGCGCGCATATCGCCACCTTGCTGTGCGCGCTGTTCGTGCGCCACTTCCGTCCCCTGGTCGCCGCCGGGCGGGTGCATGTGGCCATGCCGCCGCTCTACCGGATCGACGCCGGCAAGGATGTCTACTATGCCCTGGACGACAATGAAAAACAGGGAATCCTCGACAAGATCGCCGCCGGCCGCACGCGCGTGAAGCCCAATGTGCAGCGGTTCAAGGGGCTGGGCGAGATGAACCCGGTACAATTGCGCGAGACCACTATGAACCCCGACACACGCCGACTTGTGCGGCTGTTGCTTGCCGATGGCGATGGTACCGACACCTCGTTTGACATGCTGCTTGGCAAGAAGCGCGCGGCCGACCGCAGACGGTGGCTTGAGACGAGCGGCGACAAGGCGGAGGTGGCGTAA